A stretch of DNA from Equus asinus isolate D_3611 breed Donkey chromosome 20, EquAss-T2T_v2, whole genome shotgun sequence:
GCAGCTCTGGGGCCTTTCTTGGTGGGGACCCCATACCTTCTCCCTGCTCCATCCACCCCAGGGTGGCCTCCCGGTGCCTGTGGCTGGGGGGTCTCCATGCTGGCCCCGAGCTGCAGCCCCTCCGCGGGAGTTCAGAGAAGGGGTTGGGGCCCCCAGGTCAGAGGACTGAAAGACGGGGTGTCTGGGGAGGCCCCCCGGCACCGTGCTCCCGGGGTGCGGTCCCCATGCCCTGGAGCATTGATCCCAATGAGATCCCGCGTGCTGGAGAGGCCTGAAAGCAGCCTGGGGTCCCGGGGAGGGCTGTGGGGCTGTTGGGCTGTGCGCAGGGGCCTGGGGGACCAATGCTGCTTTCGGAGGACAAAGGCCGCGAGCTCCCTGCAGGTGCCACCACCCAGAGGCCGGGGTGTCCCCCTTTTCGAGGGAGTGGAGCATGGGGCAAGGCTGCCCATCACTTGACACCCAGCCAAATCAGGACAACCACCCCACACTGGCCATCCCCGTCCTGCGGCCAGtggctcctgggggaggggggcaccTCAGGTTTGCATTGGGTCTTTTAATACAACTTTTAATAATCTGGTTGATCATGAAATGCAACGCCCAGTTCTAGAAACAGCAGCAGAAACAGCAAGAGACGAGACTTTTATACAAAAAAATTCTTTGCTTACAAAACATATgcaaaaaaagctaaaaaaacaaaaacaaaaaaccgaGAGACCAAAGGCATCCTCCTTGCTAATTTTCTTCTacgttaataaaaaaaaaaaatcttataactaatgttctttttattttccttaaaaaaaatatcagGCGTAGGCACAATTTGCTGGTGGCTTCAGAGCAAGCCAGGTCTGCACGCATCTCCCTCGGGCGAGTGACACGCTCCGGCTCCTCCCCATCCATACTTaaggcattttcttttctgataacGTGTGTATTCCTTGCTTGTTGTCCGACTTCGtttccaaaaaaaacaaacaaacaaacaaacgctCCTCGCGGCCCGTCCTGGGTGGCGGGGCCGGGACACAGTCTCCGGGACCCGCGTCCCCGCCGGGGTTCCCGCGCTCGCAGCCTCCCGGGTGGGTGTCGGCGCGACGCTGCGCATGCGCGCGAGGAGCGCACCGGCCAGCCCTCGCCGAGGATGGAGACCGGCGCCCGGCGGGAGCGCCCCGGGCTGCACCGAGGTCGGGCACTCGTCCCTCGGCGGCGTCCCTGTCACATGTGCCCGGCAGGGTTGTGGGCCTCGCTCAGGCCTGGGTGGGCGGCCGACAGGACCATCTGGGGGTCTCCGACCACGCCCgacaccttctcctcttcccgTCGCTTCAGGCAGGCGGCTTTGGGGTTCAGGTTACgctctggggggaggggagagcactGTGGGAGAGGGTCCCCCGGGAGGGCGAGCACGGCGGGCAGGGCTCCAGGGGGCGAGTGGGGGCACGCGTGGCCTCCTTTTCTCGGCTTGCCCCCTCCCCGGAGGGGAGCTGTGAGCCACAGATCGGGGGTTCGGGGGCGTCAGTCTGAGTCCCCCGCGGAGACGTGGGCAGAGCGCCCGGCGtctgcgggggcgggggggcggggcggccgggAGCCTACCTCGCACCTGCTGCTCCAGGCCCAGGATGACCTGCACGGCCTGCTGCAGGATCAGCAGTTTGGTCTGCGCCTTGTCCGACTTGAGGTGCAGCTGGCACATGCGCCCCAGCTCCCGGAAGGCCTCGTTAATGTCCCGCACGCGCACCCGCTCCCGCGCGTTATTGGCCATGCGCCTCTCCCGGTCCCTCAGGTCTTTCTCCTCCAGGGACAGCACCTCCTCTGTACTGCTGGGTCACAGCACCGGGGCCTCTGTTAGTGACacgcgggggcgggggtggggccagggctgtGGACGGGACACCGActcgctgtgtgtgtgtgcgggtgcAGGTGTGTGGTCTGCAGGTGCGTGGTCTGTGCAAGTGCATGGTCTGTGCAGGTACGTGGACTGTGCAGGTGCGTGGTCTGCAGGTGCGTGGTCTGTGCAAGTGCGTGGTCTGTGCAGGTGCGTGGACTGTGCAGGTGCGTGGTCTGTGCAGGTGTGTGGTCTGCAGGTGCATGGTCTGTGCAGGTGCGTGGACTGTGCAGGTGCGTGGTCTGTGCGGGTGCAGGTGCGTGGTCTGTGCGGGTGCAGGTGCGTGGTCTGTGCGGGTGCAGGTGCGTGGTCTGTGCGGGTGCAGGTGTGTGGACTGTGCGGGTGCAGGTGTGTGGACTGTGCGGGTGCAGGTGTGTGGACTGTGCAGGTGTGTGGACTGTGCAGGTGTGTGGACTGTGTGGGTACAGGTGTGTGGACTGTGCAGGTGTGTGGTCTGTGCGGGTGCAGGTGTGTGGTCTGTGCGGGTGCAGGTGTGTGGACTGTGCGGGTGCAGGTGTGTGGACTGTGCGGGTGCAGGTGTGTGGACTGTGCGGGTGCAGGTGTGTGGACTGTGCAGGTGTGTGGACTGTGCAGGTGTGTGGACTGTGTGGGTACAGGTGTGTGGACTGTGCGGGTGCAGGTGTGTGGACTGTGCGGGTGCAGGTGTGTTGACTGTGCGGGTGCAGGTGTGTGGTCTGTGCGGGTGCAGGTGTGTGGTCTGTGCAGGTGCAGGTGCGTGGTCTGTGCGGGTGCAGGTGCGTGGTCTGTGCGGGTGTGTGGTCTgtctgggtgggtgggtggtctTTGTCAGGGTGTGGTCTGTGTGAGTGGGTGCACATGCTAGCGTGTGAGCTCACGTCCACAACCACATGCTCCTCTGGGTGCACAGGGCACGCGTTCTGGAGCAAAGGGCTCgggtgtgcctgcgtgtgtgcCCCTGGACCTGCTCTCGGCGAGGCTGTGTGATGGTGTCTCAGGGAGACCAGGGCCTCGCTGTTCCTGGGATGTTTTCTGGGGATGGACGCAGGGCCGTGATTCCCCAACCTGGGAGTCTACAGGGAGCCGGGCGCACCCCTGGCCACTCCATGCGCCCCAGGACGGGCCAGGAGGGGGGGGGACCTGGCCCCCTCCCGGGAGGACGACCTTCCTGCTCAGAGCCGTgcgtgctgggggagggggagctgggCCTGTCCTGATTTGCCCTGGGTGAAGAGGCCGCGAAGACAGGCTCAGCAGACAGCGGCCTGGGTCCCCAGAGCCCAGGACGGGGAGACctctggggctgggggggggCCAGGACACTCAGAGTCCCACAAGGAGCCAACCAGCTCACCCCCAGGGGTCTCAGCGATGTCTGCCCCACACTGGGCTTTGCTGGCCCGAGGACGGGGCCTGGAGCGGCTGCCGTGCACCCTGCCTGTGGGCCTGACTCTGGCCGGCGCCTCCCGAGCTCCAGGACTCTGGTTCCTTATCTCTACGGCGAGTGACCCCGGTGGCGGGTCCAATCTACTGGACACTAGCGAGCCCTTCACACAGGCAGGGGTCTGGACCTGGTGCTCAGACACCTGCGCCCCTGCCCGCCAGCTCCTAACCCCGACTGGGCTCAGCAGTGGTGTCGCCGGGTGGCCACAGACAAGTGACTTTGCTCTCTGCCTGTTTCCTGGGGAGGGCGGGGCCGATCACAATGGGACGCCCGCCGTGCCACGGCTGTGGCGGAGGTGAAACGAGCCCGGGTGGAGGCCTGAGACGCGGGGACCCCTGGAAGCTGAGGAGCCGGGCACCTGCCTCTGGTCGGACCCCCGGGCCCCATCTGGTGCCTGTGGCCCGGCGGCTGCTGCCCTCAGGCCCGAGTGAAGACAGCCGGGTGGCGGCACGGCCTGGAGCCCAGGACAAGCGCACAGACCAAACTGACAGTGAGGCCTGGAGCCTGGCGCAAGCCtcgcctcctcctcccttccctcaagTCCTGACGGGGGctcgggggaggggaggctgcgaGGCTGCAGCCCCGTCGTGCCGGGGTGCCGGGCGGGCAGCAAGTGCGAGGTGAGGAGGGGCTGCCGGTGGTGGGAGCGGAGGAGACGCCggctgggggtgtgggggaggggcgaAGCGCAAGAGGCAGAACAGAGAGGCGGGCGTGGGGACATGGCACAAGGCCCGCGGCCGTGCAGACGCAGAAACTCGAGCTGAGGGACAGCGGCGGGCAGGCCGGGCCCCAGCTCCCGTCCAAGCGACAGCGCTGCAGGAGAGAAGAGGTTAACGGGCGCAAGAGGGGGCGTTAAGGAAGCAGCGGGGGCGAGTCCCGGGGCCTCTCCGGACCCCCACCCAGCCCCGAAGCGGGGCATGAGCCCCCTGGAGGTGACAAGGATGCGCTCAAGGGCCCGCGGGTATCCACTCAGAGCAACAGTGATGGGCGCAAGGGCCCGGGGGGCACTGGCCTCTGCAGCCCGGCGATGAGCTTCCTGAGAAGGAAGGGCTGGGCGGGCGGGGGTCCCTGGGGTCTGGGGACACTGCTCTGAGCCAAGGTGCCCAGGTCTGCAGGCCAAGGAATCCAGAGTTTTGTCCTCCCATTCCAGGAGGGACACTGGGGCCGGGCGGAGGGCCAGTGGGCCACGGGGTGTCAATGcaggaaaaaaagtcaatgcAGAAAGGACAGCCACAGCAGAGAGACGGTCACCACAGCGGGGAGGGTCACAGCGGGGAGGACAGTGGTGACAGGGGAGGACGGTGGTGACAGAGGGAGGACGGTGATGATGCAGGGGGAGGACGGTGGTGACAGTGAGGGGAGGACGGTAGTGACAGAGGAGGGAGGACGGTGATGACTGCACGGGGAGGACGGTGGTGACGGGGAGGACGGTGGTGACAGAGGAGGGAGGACGGTGATGACTGCAGGGGGAGGACGGTGGTGACAGGAGGGGAGGACGGTGGTGACAGTGAGGAGGACGGTGGTGACAGTGGGGGGAGGACGGCGGTGACCGTGGGGGGAGGACGGCGGTAACCGTGGGGGTAGGACGGTGGTGACAGTGAGGACGGTGGTGACGTGGGAAGGATGGTAGTGACAACAGGGAGGATGGTGGTGACAGGAGGACAGTTGTGACAGGATGGTGGTGACAGCAATGGGAGGATGCTGGTGACAGCAAGGAGGACGGTGGTGACAGGGAGGAGGATGGTGGTGACAGTGCGGGGaggatggtggtgacagtgggaAGGACAGTGGTGACAGCAGGGGACAATGGTGACAGCGAGGGGAGGACGATGGTGACACTGTGGGGAGGACAGTGGTGACAATGGGAAGGACGGTGGTGACGGCAGGAAGGATGGTGGTGACAGCAGGGGGAGGACAGTGGTGACCGTGGGGAGGTCACAGCAGGAGGGGAGGCCATCCAGGCCGCGGCGCGGGCAGCGGGGAGGGCGCGGCACCCCCACTGACCTCGCACCTGCTGCTCCAGGTTCAGGATGACCGACACGGCCTGGTGCAGGATGAGCAGTTTGGTCTGGGGCTTCTCACTGTTGAGGTGCAGCTGGCACATGCGCCCCAGCTCCTTAAAAGCCTCATTGATGTCTCGGACCCGCAGCCGCTCCCGCGCATTATTGGCCACCCGGCGCTCCTTCTCCCGCTCAGCCTTCTGCTCTGGGGGGAGAAGGTCGTCCTCGTCCTCGTCCGGGCTACGGGGCCGGGGGCCAGAGGGAGACAGTGAGCGGGGGCACGGGGTGGCCCGCCGACGGCCTCGCAGGTGGGCGccatgtgtgcgtgtgcgcgcgtgcgtgtgCGTATGTGTCCtggtgggggcgggagggggcgggaggggccGGCACCTGGTCCGGGTCCGGGGAGGCTTCAGCTCCTTCTTGTCCTCCTCTGAGGGGTCGGCGACCGACGCGTTCTCCTCGTCCTCCTTCGCTTCCCGCTTGATGTCACCGGCCGAGGTGGCACCCGTGCGCCCGAGCCCTGCAACAGGGCCTgggtgaggggcggggccgggccggccACCAGGGCCCCCGACCAGCCACTCGTGGGAGGGGAACGAGCTCTCCTGGGACAGCCGGGCCTTCCGCTGCCAAAAATGAAACCAGGATCCCTGCCTCACGCCAGACAGACTGAGGTCTGAGATGCAACAGGTGAAATGTGACCTTCAGGAGGACCGTGGAAATCTCACTGTGGCTCACGGCAGGGAACCGCGGCTTAGAATGCTAAAGAGCTGCTCtcacaggaagaaaaggaatcGCCAACCTGACTCCACTGAAATCGAGAATTTCTCATCGCCGGGATAAAGACACGCCAGGACAGAAGATGTGCGTCACATATAAACCAAGAGAACGGGGCCCAGAGGACGTCGGGCGCTCCCCCAGACGGTGGAGCAGAGGACGGGCAGCCGGCAGGGAAGCAGGGACCCGAACGGGAGGTTCAGCAGGGGAGCAGGCGCGGCGGGCGGCTCCACCTCCTTCATCTGGAGGTCATGGACCGTGAGTCAGGGCCCAGCGCACCCATCTCCCGCCTGGATTCGGCAAGATCGAGGGGCCTGACGCTCCTGACGGCCCGTGAGGCACGGCCTCTTTGGGAAACGCCTGGGCATTCCCTGGACAGGGCAGGCACATGCGCACACGGAAATCCCACAACTGGAAACCACACTCGAGAGACTTCGGCATGTGTGCCCCAGAAGACACATTACGGAATGTTCCAGAAGGCAGCCAGCATGAAAGCAGAGTGCGAAAGGACCTGACACGCAGCGCAGGGGACCCAATGCCAGCGCAAGCCAGCAGACAGGTGGGAAGACAACACAGCGGGACGTGGGCTATAACGGAGCCCCGGAGCCATGATGACAGAGAACGAGGCTGACGGCGCGGCTACGCGGACCCCAACCTCGCAGAGACGCAGTCAGCAAAGCGCCGGCCAGTCCTCCAGCAgtgaaggggaggaagggaggggatcCTGGGATATGACAGCACAGCGTCCCCCTGGCACTGGACATTGGGGCCGGATCACTGTCTGGGGGGCCACCCTGAGCACTGTGGAgggttgagcagcatccctggcccccccccactggatgccaggagcacccccagTGTGACAACCACAGATGTCCCCAGACGTCACCCACTGTCCCCAGGTGAGAACCCTACAGTGCGTTGACATTGAGAAACACAAGGAAGCATTGACTCTGAACTGAGGCTGgttttggggggcagggggacagggaggCACGAGAGAAGCTGCCCTAATGTGGGTCATGTGGTGGGTCCCTGGGGTGCTGGACGTTTAGGCAGCGTTGTCACACACACGTGTCCTGTTACTGTCACGTGACGTGGAATATCTTTCATGAAGGTGACGGGGGGGTGGGTGgcagcccagctcagccactgcCCTGCAGGGAGTTCCCGCACCCTCTCTGGGGCTCGGTCTGCCCGCTGGAGCAGGGTAGGGGTTGATGGCCTGCGGGACTGGCCACTGTGAGATTCAGGTCCCGGGCCCCAGTGGGCACGGGAGCCCTCCCCCTGCTGCCTCCCCCCTCGAAGGCCTCCTGCCAGGCGGACAGCGTCCTGCTCGCCAAGGGCCCCCCTCAAACGCACCATGCCCTCTTCGGTCTTGAGAGGTACCCTCTCTTGACCTCACCCCCCACTTGccactgccaatcctctgctCCCCCGGATGGTGATGTCCCAAACCCACCGACCCTGCCCCGGTCAGCCTGACCCCACCTGGGTCCTCACCCCGGCGTCCCACACAGTCCCACCTCCTCCGCCTCCCACGGCCGCCTGTCCCGACCCCAGCCCGATGCTCGGGACCGAGCTCTGCTCCTCCCAGTGACCCCGTGCAGGGTCCTGGCTCTGAAGTCCAACGTGGGCCAGTGATGCTGGACGTCACTCTGAATTCCGGACCCAAATCCCACCGCTGCCGCCACATCTGCAAATCCATGGGCTCCGCCTTCACACTACCAGGAACCCACTCACTGCTCACCCCTCTGCAGCCCTGCCCAGGCCGACCCCCGGCATCGCCTCCCTGGACCAGCTCGTCCCTTCCCCTTGGTCCCACTCCTCCACCTGCAGCCCTCCAGGCTCTCCCTCCCTCGGGGGAGAAGCCAAGTCCTCCCAAAGGCACCCCAGGCCCGTATGACAtgccctgtcccctccctgccctcgcTCTTCCCACTCCTCCCCCTCGCTCCCTCTTCTAGCCACACGGGCCTCCTCGCTGCCCGTCTAACACACTCGGcctgctcctgccccagggcctttgcatggctGCACCCTCAGGTGCCTGCCCGCATTCGCTCATCCCTGGCTCTGCTGAAATGCCACAATCTTGCCCCCTCAACTTTAAAACTACAAGACCCCCTGCAACCTCTCCCGGCCCCCCGTCTCCCCCACCAGAACGTCACCTCCCAGCGAGGggctctctctcattccctatTTTATCCCAGTGCCTAGAAATGCCTCAGACATGGCTGATGCTAAATACACAGGTGCCGGCTGAACTCAGAGCAGGGGCCACCACAAACCACAGCCTCGCTTGCTCTGAGGCTGCGCCCAGAGCGCTGGGCCCCACTTCCCTTTCGAAAGATGCTGACCCACCGGTGACCCTGCCGGCCTCTCGGGCCTCCAGGTGCCTCTGATGGGGACCGCACCTGCCGGCTCCCACCAAGGCAGACaccgctcccccacccccagctgggatcctgggcacCTGGTCCCAGTGGAGCTTCTTGCCTtctcctctgcctcagtttcctcaactggaaACGGGGGTGGGACAATCCTGAGCCCGTGGGTCACCGTGAGGGGCTGGCAGGTAGCATGGGGTCCAAGCcccagccctgtgccaggcagAGAGCAGACGCTCGGGGCCACGTGGCGGTCCTCAGACCCCCGGTGATGAGCCCTCTGTGTCCCCTTTTTCCAAGGAGGGACGTAGCTCTGTTGGGAGCTGCCCACCACCAGTGGGTCCCACCCACGGAGCTGGGGTGCAGGGGACCCGTGTGCAGGCCGCCcgggccaggccaggctggggctTACCGCTGTAGGAGTCAGGCGGCCGGGAGAGGTCGGGGAGGGCGCCAGGCTGGCCAGGGAGggccacgtggctgtgcaggaggCCACCGCTGCCCGCCGGGCCGTCCTCTGAGGGGCCGCCTCCGACCTGCGGATAGGGAGGCGGTCAGGTTTGCCCGGCCCGCGTGCCCACCCACCCGCTGGCTGCCCAGCCGCCCTGCCCGCTCTCACCAGGCCGGCGTGCCGCCCACCCAGCGGCAGGACGGGGCCGGTGAAGCCCGGGGCCAGCGCCCCATGGCCAGGCAGCAGCCCGTGCACGTCACCTGCCGTGCCCACAGCGTGGCTACGCAGCACGTGGATGGCCTCGTCCAGGTGGTCCTCCATTTTGCTCTGCTGCGGGGGGATGGGCGTGAGGGGTCTGGGTCGCCGGGACCCCAGGCAGCCCCGCGCACCTTCGCTGGTCACGGCCGCAGCTCTGACCACCCCCAGCTCCAGATCTCGTTCCCAACACATCAACTAAGTTTATTCTTGTCCAAGCAGCCTGCATCCTACTGCAAATTCTGCCCCCGCCCCACCAGCACACCCACAAGCAGCCCTCCACCCCCGCGCCGGGCAGGAGGCTCACCAGGCTGTGGAGACCCCCATCGTAGCTGGGCGATAAGGCACCGGGGGCTCCTgctcggggccactgtgacgtcccTGCAGGGAGAGGAGGCGTGAGTTGGGGGCTGGGGCAGCGCATCCTCCTGGCCTGACTGCGGGAGGGAGGCCGGAACCAGGACCACTGGGCAGGGAGCCCACTGCCAGCCCGCGATGCCCAGATGGCCACACAGGGGCGCCACACCCACAGACTGATGGCAGGGACCGGAGTCAGGCTCAGTGCTGGAGGCTCGCAGGCCCACCACGGACCCCTGGGGTCTCGGGCTCACGTTTAAATCTAGCTTCTCGCTGGGCCAGGGTGCGAACCCACCAGGCAGGTTCCTGTCTCTGAGCCTGTCCCCATCTGCTGGACCTGACCCCTCCTTTCCCGTGGGGAAGGCGGCTCAGCTAGACGAGGAGCGCagagcagggctggctcctcccgGTCCCGCAGGGCAGTCGCCTGCTGTGAGAACCACAGAGGCCAGGGCCGGGTCTACTAGCCTTATAATGCCACCACCCCGCCTTCCAGAGACCCGCGGCTCACGTCCCCAGCTGATGCTGGGCCCACCCTCATGGCGACAGGGGCCGGGGCCGAGGCATACAAGACATAGAGTCGGTGCCTGACTAACACACGTGGGGTGGACACACGCCAACATATGCCGTTTGGAGTCTGGGCCAGAGCCAAGCCTGAAGCCCTGACCCCACTGGGTCCCCAGCCCCCCATGCTGACACAGTACAGACCaccacctcctgcctcctggcctttGCCGGCGCAGTGACGTAAGAGCACTGGCTTGGaggccccctcctccagggagccttcccgGATGCCCATGGGAACACATGCTCTGAGGCGGCTGGTCTGTCCAGCTcgccgcccgcccccccccccccagcacccCGCACAgacctgccaggccctggggggaGCCCACGGGGGGCGAGGGGCTGGATGAGAAGTTATTGCTTGAGTGATCCGGGGAGTAGATCTGCAGTGGGGACGAGGAGAGACAGGCCACGGGGTGGCTGGTCAAGGGCCCACCTCCTGGGGCTGCCAGCCCGGCCACCCCCACCACCCGCTATGCCCATGCCTCACCGAGGCCAGCGCCTTCCCGAGGGCGTCCCCAGAGCTGCTGGCCGTGGTCCCGCGGGAGCCTGTGGGTGCAGAGACGTGAGGCCCAGCCTCCGGGAGGGAGCGCCCGCAGCACTGGGCCTGGCCTGCATCCCCGGCTGAGGGGGAGCCCCCTTCTGTGCCCGGCTGCCCCCCACACACGCCCCCAATTTTGCTCTGGTTGCTGCCTGACGTCCCACCACCTGCCTCCATTGAGGCCACGCTGTGAGGCCCTGAGTGATCGAGTcccgtctctgggcctcagtttctccagatgTAAAATGGGGACACTCTCCTCAAAGAGCTGCTTCCAGATTTCTGGGAGGGGGTCTGAGGAGCCGGAGCACGTGTGCGGGTGTGAGTAACAGGGTAGCTCCcggccaccccccaccccctgccgcCACTAAACACTTCTGCGCCCGCCCTAGTCTCCAGCTCGGAGAGTGGGATCGGGGTAGGGTGGAGGGGGCATACCCATGAGGCTGTCAGCCCCACTGACGGGGGGTGTGTGGCTGGAAACGCTGCCATAGGCAGCCGTGGGGGCCGAGGAGAAGGTGGACACAGCCGGGAGCCCGCCATTCACCTCCGCTCCGTGCAGCTGGTAGCCCTGTGAGCGGACGGGGCGGGAGGGCGTCAGACGTGGTGGGAGGGCATCAGAGGGGGCGGGAGGGCTCcagagggggtgggagggcatCAGACGGGGCCGCCCTCACCCCGTGCCCCAGAGCTTACCAGGCGCTCGTGCTGGTGCAGGCCGCCAAACCCGCCGCTGCCAGTGCTGCCCACAGAGCCGCCCCCGCCCGGCGGGAGGGGCAGGGGGGACGAGCTGCCGCTCAGCATGGGCCCGAAGCCGGCCTGGCCGGGGGCGCTCCAGAGCTCGGCCGAGGGGTGCAGGCTGCCATCTGCGGAGAGGGGAACGGTGAGGGGCGAgggggcccaggccctgccccaccgTCCCAGGCGAGCCCCACGCACCTGCCACATAGAAGGGGGCAGGGTAGGCGCTGCCGGGGGTCTTGGCGGACGGGTAGGCGGTGGCGTCCCTGCCGTAGTCGTCACCTGAGCTGGGGGGGTACACCTGCAGGCAGGCGAGCACGGTCAGGTGGGAGAGGCCCCTGCCCCGGCCTTGCCCTCCGCCTGGGCAGTTGTCCACCCACCTCCCCGTCTCCCCGTGGTGTGCCAATGTTTCCCCCAAGACAGCCCCGTGTCAGCGTTCGATGCCCTGGGGGCACTGCCATCTCCTTCCACTCTTCTTTCCCACCCTCAACCCCGGCCTTCGTGGACTGGAGGCCCTGCCCAGGACACCTTTTCCCTCCTTAATCCAGCAAACGCCTACTGACTTGTCAAAGCCCAGCTGGGAAACCCCCAGCACTAGAACCTCCCGGGGCCCCAGCCCGGGTCACACAAGACCCTGGGGCCTCAGAGGCCAGGCCCTGGGTTGATACTGCGGCCTGACCGCCCCAGGACAGTGGGATGGATGGGGTT
This window harbors:
- the TCF3 gene encoding transcription factor E2-alpha isoform X5: MSQPQRMAPVGTDKELSDLLDFSMMFPLPVANGKGRPASLAGAQFGSSGLEDRPGSGSWGSSDQSASSFDPGRTYSEGAPFGEPPGGLSSSTFLGPGLGGKSGERSAYTAFGRDAGVGGLTQAGFLPGELALSSPGPLSPSGIKGASQYYSSYPGHTRRRAADGGLDSQPKKVRKVPPGLPSSVYPPSSGDDYGRDATAYPSAKTPGSAYPAPFYVADGSLHPSAELWSAPGQAGFGPMLSGSSSPLPLPPGGGGSVGSTGSGGFGGLHQHERLGYQLHGAEVNGGLPAVSTFSSAPTAAYGSVSSHTPPVSGADSLMGSRGTTASSSGDALGKALASIYSPDHSSNNFSSSPSPPVGSPQGLAGTSQWPRAGAPGALSPSYDGGLHSLSKMEDHLDEAIHVLRSHAVGTAGDVHGLLPGHGALAPGFTGPVLPLGGRHAGLVGGGPSEDGPAGSGGLLHSHVALPGQPGALPDLSRPPDSYSGLGRTGATSAGDIKREAKEDEENASVADPSEEDKKELKPPRTRTSTEEVLSLEEKDLRDRERRMANNARERVRVRDINEAFRELGRMCQLHLKSDKAQTKLLILQQAVQVILGLEQQVRERNLNPKAACLKRREEEKVSGVVGDPQMVLSAAHPGLSEAHNPAGHM
- the TCF3 gene encoding transcription factor E2-alpha isoform X7, which produces MSQPQRMAPVGTDKELSDLLDFSMMFPLPVANGKGRPASLAGAQFGSSGLEDRPGSGSWGSSDQSASSFDPGRTYSEGAPFGEPPGGLSSSTFLGPGLGGKSGERSAYTAFGRDAGVGGLTQAGFLPGELALSSPGPLSPSGIKGASQYYSSYPGHTRRRAADGGLDSQPKKVRKVPPGLPSSVYPPSSGDDYGRDATAYPSAKTPGSAYPAPFYVADGSLHPSAELWSAPGQAGFGPMLSGSSSPLPLPPGGGGSVGSTGSGGFGGLHQHERLGYQLHGAEVNGGLPAVSTFSSAPTAAYGSVSSHTPPVSGADSLMGSRGTTASSSGDALGKALASIYSPDHSSNNFSSSPSPPVGSPQGLAGTSQWPRAGAPGALSPSYDGGLHSLQSKMEDHLDEAIHVLRSHAVGTAGDVHGLLPGHGALAPGFTGPVLPLGGRHAGLVGGGPSEDGPAGSGGLLHSHVALPGQPGALPDLSRPPDSYSGLGRTGATSAGDIKREAKEDEENASVADPSEEDKKELKPPRTRTSSTEEVLSLEEKDLRDRERRMANNARERVRVRDINEAFRELGRMCQLHLKSDKAQTKLLILQQAVQVILGLEQQSVT
- the TCF3 gene encoding transcription factor E2-alpha isoform X8, whose protein sequence is MSQPQRMAPVGTDKELSDLLDFSMMFPLPVANGKGRPASLAGAQFGSSGLEDRPGSGSWGSSDQSASSFDPGRTYSEGAPFGEPPGGLSSSTFLGPGLGGKSGERSAYTAFGRDAGVGGLTQAGFLPGELALSSPGPLSPSGIKGASQYYSSYPGHTRRRAADGGLDSQPKKVRKVPPGLPSSVYPPSSGDDYGRDATAYPSAKTPGSAYPAPFYVADGSLHPSAELWSAPGQAGFGPMLSGSSSPLPLPPGGGGSVGSTGSGGFGGLHQHERLGYQLHGAEVNGGLPAVSTFSSAPTAAYGSVSSHTPPVSGADSLMGSRGTTASSSGDALGKALASIYSPDHSSNNFSSSPSPPVGSPQGLAGTSQWPRAGAPGALSPSYDGGLHSLQSKMEDHLDEAIHVLRSHAVGTAGDVHGLLPGHGALAPGFTGPVLPLGGRHAGLVGGGPSEDGPAGSGGLLHSHVALPGQPGALPDLSRPPDSYSGLGRTGATSAGDIKREAKEDEENASVADPSEEDKKELKPPRTRTRRLSGRRSAGWPIMRGSGCGSETSMRLLRSWGACASCTSTVRSPRPNCSSCTRPCRSS
- the TCF3 gene encoding transcription factor E2-alpha isoform X9 — its product is MSQPQRMAPVGTDKELSDLLDFSMMFPLPVANGKGRPASLAGAQFGSSGLEDRPGSGSWGSSDQSASSFDPGRTYSEGAPFGEPPGGLSSSTFLGPGLGGKSGERSAYTAFGRDAGVGGLTQAGFLPGELALSSPGPLSPSGIKGASQYYSSYPGHTRRRAADGGLDSQPKKVRKVPPGLPSSVYPPSSGDDYGRDATAYPSAKTPGSAYPAPFYVADGSLHPSAELWSAPGQAGFGPMLSGSSSPLPLPPGGGGSVGSTGSGGFGGLHQHERLGYQLHGAEVNGGLPAVSTFSSAPTAAYGSVSSHTPPVSGADSLMGSRGTTASSSGDALGKALASIYSPDHSSNNFSSSPSPPVGSPQGLAGTSQWPRAGAPGALSPSYDGGLHSLSKMEDHLDEAIHVLRSHAVGTAGDVHGLLPGHGALAPGFTGPVLPLGGRHAGLVGGGPSEDGPAGSGGLLHSHVALPGQPGALPDLSRPPDSYSGLGRTGATSAGDIKREAKEDEENASVADPSEEDKKELKPPRTRTRRLSGRRSAGWPIMRGSGCGSETSMRLLRSWGACASCTSTVRSPRPNCSSCTRPCRSS